In Burkholderia sp. WP9, a genomic segment contains:
- a CDS encoding MarR family transcriptional regulator, giving the protein MLNYFSSGESFSDRTEGGRPDRRGAPGADRADLRKQMLRGLVNTAVLNDPYAMKKKSADMAGAGSPRVPRNEEKSIFESLVCTNTALRRAARRLGTLYDDALAPLGLKATQVGLLAEIERMTAESGGQAPTLQDLATKLAIQISAVTHALRPLVRDGFVELQPDEHDRRAKRGALTTAGEARLHEALVLWATANQRVEQVLGSDSASALRALADHVASDEFLAAYGRS; this is encoded by the coding sequence GTGCTCAACTATTTTTCGTCAGGAGAAAGTTTCAGCGATCGAACTGAAGGCGGCCGCCCCGATCGCAGAGGGGCGCCGGGCGCCGACCGTGCCGATCTGCGGAAACAAATGTTGCGGGGGCTTGTCAATACTGCAGTACTCAACGATCCTTACGCCATGAAGAAGAAATCTGCTGATATGGCGGGCGCTGGCAGCCCGCGCGTGCCCCGGAACGAAGAAAAGAGCATCTTCGAGTCGTTGGTGTGCACAAACACTGCGCTCAGGCGCGCCGCGCGCCGGTTGGGCACGCTGTACGACGATGCGCTCGCACCGCTCGGGCTGAAGGCCACTCAGGTGGGATTGCTGGCGGAAATCGAGCGGATGACTGCCGAGTCCGGGGGGCAGGCCCCCACGCTCCAGGATCTGGCGACGAAACTTGCGATCCAGATTTCTGCCGTTACACATGCGCTGAGACCCCTCGTCCGAGATGGTTTTGTCGAACTGCAGCCCGACGAGCACGACAGACGGGCGAAGCGCGGAGCGCTCACCACCGCTGGAGAAGCGCGGCTGCACGAGGCTCTTGTGCTCTGGGCTACCGCAAATCAGCGAGTCGAACAGGTCCTTGGGAGCGATTCCGCCTCCGCATTGCGCGCTTTGGCTGACCACGTCGCATCCGATGAGTTTCTGGCGGCGTACGGTCGCAGCTAG
- a CDS encoding AraC family transcriptional regulator: MTPGIAQVTAPGISTRTVFNSSADLAHLFVSQQVLAECYQDLFEGASAGAIVLDSPDMIRDPALESLIQALIAARSNGALFGKMFVEQVSLAVVSRIVARHYARVAVQREAAPLQPWRLNRAMDFIEDHLSEQVKLEDIAASVGLSRMHFASQFRRATGVRPHEYLLKRRIDRAQQLLRSSQQRVLDVALECGFQSHAHFATVFKKIVGETPASWRAMVDHPVAAVSPTRCSEEAATS; the protein is encoded by the coding sequence ATGACGCCGGGCATTGCGCAGGTCACTGCGCCGGGCATATCGACCCGAACCGTTTTCAACTCGTCCGCCGACCTGGCTCATCTGTTCGTTTCACAGCAGGTATTGGCGGAGTGCTATCAGGACCTTTTCGAGGGTGCCAGCGCAGGCGCCATTGTGCTCGACAGTCCCGACATGATCCGCGATCCGGCGCTTGAAAGTCTCATCCAGGCGCTCATTGCCGCACGGAGCAACGGCGCTCTCTTCGGCAAGATGTTCGTCGAGCAGGTGAGCCTCGCCGTCGTGTCGCGAATCGTCGCTCGCCACTATGCTCGCGTTGCTGTCCAGCGTGAGGCGGCACCGTTGCAACCATGGCGTCTGAATCGCGCGATGGATTTTATCGAGGATCACCTGTCTGAGCAGGTCAAGCTGGAAGACATTGCCGCGAGCGTGGGTCTCTCGCGTATGCACTTCGCCTCCCAGTTTCGGCGCGCCACCGGCGTGCGGCCTCATGAATATCTGCTGAAACGACGTATCGACCGCGCGCAGCAACTGTTGCGATCGTCCCAGCAAAGAGTGCTCGACGTCGCGCTCGAGTGCGGCTTCCAGTCGCATGCGCATTTCGCAACCGTGTTCAAGAAAATAGTCGGCGAGACACCCGCTTCCTGGCGGGCGATGGTGGATCACCCCGTGGCTGCCGTCTCGCCAACGCGTTGCTCAGAAGAGGCAGCAACATCATGA